From Vitis vinifera cultivar Pinot Noir 40024 chromosome 5, ASM3070453v1, the proteins below share one genomic window:
- the LOC100244160 gene encoding uncharacterized protein LOC100244160 isoform X1, with amino-acid sequence MYPKVRVKEQDQDDRFAERDPTRSSCSPVKEYMPRAVVPMISVPKAGNKDQEFVQNDRARSILRPRAVLSSPDNDRMIGKRNRMEKKQPSPPKNHKLVQSKHALCKIVPSPIQSCIPSQVVTRSPRNTRRKTKQEAGDSNSDPVKTRKGSKEEASDRKSDLKAKKGPAGAVPSGKLNQGTRRPSSVRT; translated from the exons A tgtATCCCAAAGTGAGGGTGAAGGAACAAGACCAGGATGATCGATTTGCAGAAAGGGATCCAACGAGGAGTTCTTGTTCTCCTG tGAAGGAGTATATGCCAAGAGCAGTTGTGCCTATGATTTCTGTTCCTAaag CAGGAAACAAAGACCAAGAATTTGTACAGAATGACAGAGCTAGATCAATCTTACGACCCCGAGCTGTTTTATCTAGTCCTG ATAATGACAGGATgattgggaagagaaacaggaTGGAGAAAAAGCAACCTTCACCTCCAAAAAATCATAAGTTGGTCCAGAGCAAGCATGCCCTATGCAAGATTGTCCCAAGCCCTATCCAAAGCTGTATCCCAAGCCAAGTTGTCACTAGAAGTCCTAGAAACACAAGAAGAAAGACCAAGCAAGAGGCTGGTGATAGTAACAGTGACCCCgtaaaaacaagaaaagggTCTAAGGAGGAGGCTAGTGATAGAAAAAGTGATCTTAAAGCAAAGAAAGGGCCAGCAGGAGCCGTTCCAAGTGGGAAGCTGAACCAGGGAACAAGGAGACCGAGCTCTGTGAGAACGTGA
- the LOC100244160 gene encoding uncharacterized protein LOC100244160 isoform X2, with translation MYPKVRVKEQDQDDRFAERDPTRSSCSPVKEYMPRAVVPMISVPKGNKDQEFVQNDRARSILRPRAVLSSPDNDRMIGKRNRMEKKQPSPPKNHKLVQSKHALCKIVPSPIQSCIPSQVVTRSPRNTRRKTKQEAGDSNSDPVKTRKGSKEEASDRKSDLKAKKGPAGAVPSGKLNQGTRRPSSVRT, from the exons A tgtATCCCAAAGTGAGGGTGAAGGAACAAGACCAGGATGATCGATTTGCAGAAAGGGATCCAACGAGGAGTTCTTGTTCTCCTG tGAAGGAGTATATGCCAAGAGCAGTTGTGCCTATGATTTCTGTTCCTAaag GAAACAAAGACCAAGAATTTGTACAGAATGACAGAGCTAGATCAATCTTACGACCCCGAGCTGTTTTATCTAGTCCTG ATAATGACAGGATgattgggaagagaaacaggaTGGAGAAAAAGCAACCTTCACCTCCAAAAAATCATAAGTTGGTCCAGAGCAAGCATGCCCTATGCAAGATTGTCCCAAGCCCTATCCAAAGCTGTATCCCAAGCCAAGTTGTCACTAGAAGTCCTAGAAACACAAGAAGAAAGACCAAGCAAGAGGCTGGTGATAGTAACAGTGACCCCgtaaaaacaagaaaagggTCTAAGGAGGAGGCTAGTGATAGAAAAAGTGATCTTAAAGCAAAGAAAGGGCCAGCAGGAGCCGTTCCAAGTGGGAAGCTGAACCAGGGAACAAGGAGACCGAGCTCTGTGAGAACGTGA
- the LOC100244160 gene encoding uncharacterized protein LOC100244160 isoform X3: protein MKEYMPRAVVPMISVPKAGNKDQEFVQNDRARSILRPRAVLSSPDNDRMIGKRNRMEKKQPSPPKNHKLVQSKHALCKIVPSPIQSCIPSQVVTRSPRNTRRKTKQEAGDSNSDPVKTRKGSKEEASDRKSDLKAKKGPAGAVPSGKLNQGTRRPSSVRT, encoded by the exons A tGAAGGAGTATATGCCAAGAGCAGTTGTGCCTATGATTTCTGTTCCTAaag CAGGAAACAAAGACCAAGAATTTGTACAGAATGACAGAGCTAGATCAATCTTACGACCCCGAGCTGTTTTATCTAGTCCTG ATAATGACAGGATgattgggaagagaaacaggaTGGAGAAAAAGCAACCTTCACCTCCAAAAAATCATAAGTTGGTCCAGAGCAAGCATGCCCTATGCAAGATTGTCCCAAGCCCTATCCAAAGCTGTATCCCAAGCCAAGTTGTCACTAGAAGTCCTAGAAACACAAGAAGAAAGACCAAGCAAGAGGCTGGTGATAGTAACAGTGACCCCgtaaaaacaagaaaagggTCTAAGGAGGAGGCTAGTGATAGAAAAAGTGATCTTAAAGCAAAGAAAGGGCCAGCAGGAGCCGTTCCAAGTGGGAAGCTGAACCAGGGAACAAGGAGACCGAGCTCTGTGAGAACGTGA
- the LOC100244160 gene encoding uncharacterized protein LOC100244160 isoform X4 has product MKEYMPRAVVPMISVPKGNKDQEFVQNDRARSILRPRAVLSSPDNDRMIGKRNRMEKKQPSPPKNHKLVQSKHALCKIVPSPIQSCIPSQVVTRSPRNTRRKTKQEAGDSNSDPVKTRKGSKEEASDRKSDLKAKKGPAGAVPSGKLNQGTRRPSSVRT; this is encoded by the exons A tGAAGGAGTATATGCCAAGAGCAGTTGTGCCTATGATTTCTGTTCCTAaag GAAACAAAGACCAAGAATTTGTACAGAATGACAGAGCTAGATCAATCTTACGACCCCGAGCTGTTTTATCTAGTCCTG ATAATGACAGGATgattgggaagagaaacaggaTGGAGAAAAAGCAACCTTCACCTCCAAAAAATCATAAGTTGGTCCAGAGCAAGCATGCCCTATGCAAGATTGTCCCAAGCCCTATCCAAAGCTGTATCCCAAGCCAAGTTGTCACTAGAAGTCCTAGAAACACAAGAAGAAAGACCAAGCAAGAGGCTGGTGATAGTAACAGTGACCCCgtaaaaacaagaaaagggTCTAAGGAGGAGGCTAGTGATAGAAAAAGTGATCTTAAAGCAAAGAAAGGGCCAGCAGGAGCCGTTCCAAGTGGGAAGCTGAACCAGGGAACAAGGAGACCGAGCTCTGTGAGAACGTGA
- the LOC100266506 gene encoding pentatricopeptide repeat-containing protein At4g02750, whose amino-acid sequence MFISRPIQLPKLAVVLSLNFTGKWIPTRSIQSYSTSALLNLKPLNSRISDCMRNGFTEEAQMLFDEMPQRNTVTYNAMIRGYFQNGHFGEGVSLFDEMPERDIFSYNTMIAGLMKFGDINGASEIFQKMPFRDVVSWNSMISGYVSNGLIGEALRVFSGMVLKDVVSWNLVIAGLVGVGKVDLAEEFFKEMGTRDIASWTTMISGLASAGRIVEARGLFEDMPVRDVRAWNTMIAGYIENGCIEIGEVLFQKMPQRDFRSWNEMINGLVRNQRIQDAMRLFVEMPQKCRRSWNSIVFGLIRNGLIKEAHAFLEKSPFSDTVSWTNLIVGYFETGEVDTAVSIFELMPARDATAWNVIIWGLGENDHGEEGLKFFVKMKEGGPFPDEATFTSVLTICSDLPTLHLGRQIHAQVTKTGFNYFVAVSNAMVTLYARCGNSNSALLLFSAMRSHDFISWNSIICGLAHNGNGVEAIEVFEKMRSIDIKPNHITFVGVLSACSHAGLVDQGKYYFDFMKYKCCLEPTIEHYTCIVDLLGRFGLIDEAMSFLRQMEANGVEVPASVWGAVLGACRIHKNMQVGEIAGERILEIEPHNSGVYIILAEMYLSSGKREDAERVWVRMREKGVKKQPACSWMEVNGSGHVFLSGDSSHPQFSRVCGVLGLLHMEMEIGILKSNAASFQEIQVLNDECSELV is encoded by the coding sequence ATGTTCATCTCTCGTCCCATCCAACTCCCCAAACTCGCCGTGGTTCTATCTCTCAATTTCACCGGAAAATGGATTCCCACACGCTCCATACAAAGCTACTCCACATCTGCACTtctcaatctgaagcctcttAACTCAAGAATATCTGACTGCATGAGAAATGGCTTCACTGAAGAAGCCCAAATGCTATTCGACGAAATGCCTCAAAGAAACACCGTCACCTATAACGCAATGATTCGTGGGTATTTCCAAAATGGCCATTTCGGTGAAGGGGTTAGCTTATTCGATGAAATGCCCGAGCGAGACATTTTTTCGTATAACACGATGATTGCGGGGTTGATGAAATTTGGCGACATTAACGGTGCGAGTGAGATTTTTCAGAAGATGCCGTTTAGAGACGTTGTAAGTTGGAATTCGATGATTTCTGGCTATGTTTCTAATGGATTGATTGGTGAAGCTCTTAGGGTGTTTAGTGGAATGGTTTTGAAAGATGTGGTTTCATGGAACTTGGTGATTGCGGGGCTGGTGGGTGTTGGAAAAGTTGATTTGGCGGAAGAGTTTTTCAAGGAAATGGGTACTCGGGATATAGCGTCTTGGACTACCATGATATCGGGTCTTGCAAGTGCAGGAAGGATTGTGGAAGCTCGGGGACTCTTTGAAGATATGCCTGTAAGGGATGTTCGAGCTTGGAATACAATGATAGCTGGGTATATAGAAAATGGGTGTATTGAAATTGGAGAAGTTTTATTTCAGAAAATGCCACAGCGTGATTTTCGTTCTTGGAATGAAATGATTAATGGGCTGGTGAGGAATCAAAGGATTCAGGATGCTATGAGGCTTTTTGTAGAAATGCCACAAAAATGTAGGAGATCATGGAATTCAATCGTGTTTGGATTAATAAGAAATGGGCTAATCAAAGAAGCGCATGCATTTCTTGAGAAAAGCCCATTCAGTGATACAGTGTCCTGGACAAATTTGATTGTAGGATATTTTGAAACAGGAGAGGTTGACACTGCAGTTAGTATTTTTGAATTGATGCCAGCACGGGATGCAACCGCATGGAATGTCATAATATGGGGTTTGGGAGAAAATGATCATGGTGAGGAAGGTCTtaaattttttgtcaaaatgaaaGAAGGAGGTCCATTTCCCGATGAAGCTACATTTACTAGTGTTTTGACAATCTGTTCAGATTTGCCAACCTTACATCTTGGAAGACAAATTCATGCTCAAGTAACTAAAACAGGCTTCAATTATTTTGTTGCAGTTTCTAATGCTATGGTGACCTTGTATGCAAGGTGCGGAAACTCGAATTCTGCTTTACTGTTGTTTTCTGCCATGAGAAGCCATGATTTTATTTCATGGAATTCTATAATCTGTGGATTAGCCCACAATGGAAATGGTGTTGAGGCCATAGAGGTGTTTGAAAAAATGAGATCAATAGATATTAAGCCCAACCATATAACCTTTGTAGGTGTTCTATCAGCATGTAGCCATGCAGGATTGGTGGACCAAGGTAAATACTACTTTGACTTCATGAAATACAAGTGTTGTCTTGAGCCCACAATTGAACATTATACTTGCATCGTTGATCTATTGGGTAGATTTGGACTTATAGATGAGGCAATGAGCTTTTTGAGACAAATGGAAGCAAATGGAGTTGAAGTCCCTGCAAGTGTGTGGGGAGCTGTGCTTGGTGCCTGTAGAATCCACAAGAATATGCAGGTGGGTGAGATTGCTGGTGAGAGGATTCTAGAAATAGAACCACATAACTCTGGTGTGTATATTATTTTGGCTGAAATGTATCTGAGTAGTGGAAAGAGAGAAGATGCAGAGAGGGTTTGGGTTCGAATGAGAGAAAAGGGAGTGAAGAAGCAACCAGCGTGTAGTTGGATGGAGGTGAATGGCAGTGGGCATGTGTTTCTCTCAGGAGATAGTTCACACCCTCAGTTCAGCCGAGTGTGTGGTGTTTTAGGCTTACTTCACATGGagatggaaattggaattttaaaatcaaatgctGCTTCATTTCAGGAAATTCAAGTGCTGAATGATGAATGCTCAGAATTAGTTTGA